TCGGAGAAGGTCAAGAGCAAAGCACTCCAGGAGGTAAGCCTAAATATCTATGTCATTAGAATTTGTTGAAGACTTGAATCTCCTTGTCTTTTTTACTAACTCTAGGTATTAGAATACGTAGTTCCCCATCTTATTCGTTTCTACGTGAGTATCAATTGTGATTATCATTGATAAAAGTCTTCCTAGCTGTTGGAATTCTTATCCAGTGTTTCCATAAGTCATGTAACTATTTTTGTTTAGAATGTGAATTAATCTATATGATGTGGTGAAGCCTTCTGGCTCTAGTATCAATGATTTTAGGCCAACTGGATTGTTGAATAACCTTGAAGAGATCGATGATTTTTACCAACTTGAACAACCTAGTATAATGTATGCCCGTGTGTCTATTGCAGATGGAATTGATTGCAAAACTAAGCCATCCGTATCTAGTTGAATACAAAGATGCTTGGGTGGAAAAGGTATGATGCATAATATATCATCTGGGGCTATGTAAATGTCTAATACACTGACCTGAAAACCGATGCTAAAGGTGATCCTTTGTAATTGTTCTTCACAGGGAAACTGTATCTGCACGCTGACTAACTATTTTGAATCAGGAAATATGTAAGTGCTTTAACTGAACTCGAACTTAGTCCTTCCCGGATGCCACTTCTgcaaatatgaatattttaccATGCCTTTTCCTAGTATGAAGGAGAATAGGAAGTTGTTGAATCTTTCTCGATGTTCTCTTATCGTTATGAATTCGATTTGCAGATCTGATGTGATAAGGAAGGCAAGACGGGCGTATTTCCCCGAGGAGGTAATCTGATGATATCATTGTTAGAAGTTTCGATTTTATCTACTTTAGCTAATTCAGGCtgagtttttgtttttcttgctTATGCCCAGAAAATTTGCAAATGGATGACTCAGTTGTTATTAGCTATCGACTATCTTCATTCCAACCGTGTTCTTCACAGGAATCTCAAGGTTTGACACATGCCCGTCATTTTCAGTTGATGTGCATTGTCTTGATTGATTTCTTACAAGAATGGTTTTCTCGTTTCAGTTATCAAACATATTCGTGACAAAGGACAATAACATTTGTCTCGGTAAGAAGGCCAAAGCAAGTCGTATTCTCGCATAGAACCATACTTTGTTCGTTTCAATGATGTAATATAGTACATATGTTTCTACTGATATGATTCACAGGTGATTTTGGATTAGCTAAACTTCTCAACGGGGAAAGCTTAGCCTCATCGGTACGATGGTACCACAAACTTAAAGATATCATCACTTTATTATGTGCAATATTGGCTAATGATTTCTTCGTGCCTTACTAGGTTGTCGGAACTCCCAACTATATGTGTCCAGAGCTTCTAGCCAATACACCGTATGGCTATAAATCAGACATATGGTCTCTAGGTAAATGAGTTAAGTCACGAGAATCGTTAAGTTCATTTCaccctttttcattttctgaaaGTGCGGTCGGTTTTTCTTGTTACAGGGTGCTGTATGTTCGAGATTGCTGCACACCAACAAGCATTCAAAGCACCCGTAAGTTTAATCGTTTCGCATTGCAGCAAATACACACTTATAGATGCATTCTGAATTcgaaaaatgaatgaaataggATATGAATGGACTCATCAACAAGATCAACAGATCTTTGATCTCACCAATGCCCATCGTATACTCGTCAACTCTGTAagtatttctcaaaatttcaaaatatttatgcGTTCGCAATAAGATTTCTACTTTGCTAAATCCGAGATACTTACTCGCGCTCAGGAAACAAATTATAAAGAGTATGCTGAGGAAAAGTCCCGAACACAGGCCGACGGTaaattaccatttttttcacttacttCTTTTTCTCATAGTGGTAAATATCGTACTAATCCAATTTATACACGCATGTAGGCTGCTGAGCTGTTAAGACACCCGCATTTGCAGCCGTTTCTCCTTCGTTGTCAAAACTTGTCTACTGTTTTCCTCCCTGTGAAGTCTCCCTCTCCCGACTCTGCAAATGGGAGATCAAATAGGTCGTCACCCCGTAGCTCCGATGGTGGGAAAAGCCaccgagagagagaggtgaaGCTGAAGCAAAGGGATCTGCTTCCTTTATTTTCAGAGAGTACTGATACGCAGCATCCGTCTTTACTAGACGATGATGCGTTGATCGAAGATCTACTCGAGACCAAGAGGGTCGACCCAACGAGCTACTCCGGGAAGATGTCTCATGACAGCGAGGACTCAAAAAGTGGGGACACGAGCGAGACGACTGATCATGACAATCATAAGTCTTCGTCGCATCAAGAGAGCATCTACATGATGGATGCTTTGGAGAGACTGGCAAACGCGTTGCGGGAGGAGCACGAGGAGTATTCTCTCAGAAAGAATACGAAGTTGGGGAAAGCTAACGGAGAAGGTGGGAATACGAAAACAAAGGTGGGGATACCTTCTCTTGATGAAAACAGCACCTCGACCGATGAAAAGGTGAGATCTGAAGTTGACGAAGAACCAAGAAGCTCGTCCCATGATGACGAAAGCACGGATGGATGTTCTGCACTTTCCTCGGATAAGGGTCACACAAAGATCAAAGATGATATCGTAGTTGAATTGAGGCAAACGAAGAAAGAAACAAGAGACAGGCCGTTGTTGAATAGCCATGATGATATCTCAACTACACCAAGAGTAACCAAGAAAGCCACGGGC
The nucleotide sequence above comes from Salvia hispanica cultivar TCC Black 2014 chromosome 5, UniMelb_Shisp_WGS_1.0, whole genome shotgun sequence. Encoded proteins:
- the LOC125189192 gene encoding serine/threonine-protein kinase Nek6-like, producing MERENEVLKPKMEDYEAIQQIGKGAFGAAFLMLHKTENKKYVLKKIRLSKQSEKVKSKALQEMELIAKLSHPYLVEYKDAWVEKGNCICTLTNYFESGNISDVIRKARRAYFPEEKICKWMTQLLLAIDYLHSNRVLHRNLKLSNIFVTKDNNICLGDFGLAKLLNGESLASSVVGTPNYMCPELLANTPYGYKSDIWSLGCCMFEIAAHQQAFKAPDMNGLINKINRSLISPMPIVYSSTLKQIIKSMLRKSPEHRPTAAELLRHPHLQPFLLRCQNLSTVFLPVKSPSPDSANGRSNRSSPRSSDGGKSHREREVKLKQRDLLPLFSESTDTQHPSLLDDDALIEDLLETKRVDPTSYSGKMSHDSEDSKSGDTSETTDHDNHKSSSHQESIYMMDALERLANALREEHEEYSLRKNTKLGKANGEGGNTKTKVGIPSLDENSTSTDEKVRSEVDEEPRSSSHDDESTDGCSALSSDKGHTKIKDDIVVELRQTKKETRDRPLLNSHDDISTTPRVTKKATGSDLLLNTRTVMSSDGGDMKHENPGEHRAHALESLLELCARLLKEHKFDELSGVLKAFGEDTVSSRETAIWLTKSLMDAHKQQAENS